In Leopardus geoffroyi isolate Oge1 chromosome D1, O.geoffroyi_Oge1_pat1.0, whole genome shotgun sequence, a single window of DNA contains:
- the LOC123601270 gene encoding olfactory receptor 56A3-like — translation MTAHQNGTISSEVSDFLLNCFVRSHTWQLSFSLPLSLLFFLAMGANGVLLITIWLEASLHEPMYYLLSILSLLDIVLCLTVIPKVLAIFWFELKSISFYACFLQMYIMNCFLAMESCTFMVMAYDRYVAICHPLRYPSIITDQFVVKAAIFILVRNVISTVPIPILSSRLHYCGRKVIENCICANMSVSRLSCNDVTINRLYQFAGGWTLLGSDLILIFLSYTLILRAVLRLKAEGAVAKALSTCGSHFILILFFSTILLVFVLTHVVKKKVSPDVPVLLNVLHHVIPAALNPIVYGVRTQEIKQGIQRLLKKGW, via the coding sequence atgACAGCACACCAAAATGGCACCATCTCCTCTGAGGTTTCAGACTTCCTCCTGAATTGTTTTGTCAGGTCCCACACCTGGcaactttctttttccctccccctaagccttctcttcttcctggccATGGGGGCCAATGGTGTTCTCCTGATCACTATATGGCTGGAAGCCTCTCTGCATGAGCCCATGTACTATCTACTCAGCATCCTCTCCCTATTGGACATTGTGCTCTGCCTCACTGTCATTCCCAAGGTCCTGGCCATCTTTTGGTTTGAACTCAAGTCCATCAGCTTCTATGCCTGCTTCCTCCAGATGTACATCATGAACTGTTTCCTTGCCATGGAGTCCTGCACATTCATGGTCATGGCCTATGACCGTTATGTGGCCATCTGCCATCCACTGAGGTACCCATCCATCATCACTGACCAATTTGTAGTCAAggctgccatttttattttggtcagGAATGTTATTTCTACAGTGCCTATTCCCATTCTCTCATCCAGACTCCATTATTGTGGGAGAAAGGTCATTGAAAACTGTATCTGTGCCAATATGTCTGTCTCCAGGCTCTCCTGTAATGATGTCACCATCAATCGCCTCTACCAGTTTGCTGGAGGCTGGACACTGCTAGGATCTGACCTCATCCTCATCTTCCTCTCCTACACCCTCATACTGCGAGCTGTGCTGAGACTCAAGGCAGAGGGTGCTGTGGCCAAGGCCCTGAGCACATGTGGCTCCCACTTCATCCTTATCCTCTTCTTCAGCACCATCCTTCTGGTCTTCGTGCTCACTCATGTGGTGAAGAAGAAGGTCTCCCCTGATGTTCCAGTCTTGCTTAACGTCCTCCACCATGTCATCCCCGCAGCCCTCAACCCCATAGTTTATGGAGTGCGGACCCAGGAGATCAAGCAAGGAATCCAGAGATTACTGAAGAAAGGGTGGTAA